One genomic window of Fundidesulfovibrio soli includes the following:
- a CDS encoding transposase, whose product MDSLPQPVLPDDQAAREHIVSLCRQAGVWGCPRCRSGKTYRLGSGRLRCPGCGYTFHELTGRFMGAGGLRPAQWLRMAELFAGETPVKQSAALLDISYNTAYKAMDALRQAILSQATDARQIRRSLAERDAEETPPVFGVMEHGRWVFVDLLPDVEAADLTLYKSNFRLRTARVGSVVYTGPVRGYLGLVCCGGPQWVSTALRGRGGGLDLRDANPFWGFLMERLARLQGVSPEKFPYYLKELEFRWNHRGQDLADLVTRLALAFMPGPEE is encoded by the coding sequence ATGGACAGCCTTCCGCAGCCCGTCCTTCCGGACGATCAGGCGGCCAGGGAGCATATAGTCTCCCTGTGCCGCCAGGCGGGCGTATGGGGCTGCCCCCGCTGCCGTAGCGGGAAGACATACCGGCTGGGCTCCGGGCGGCTGCGCTGCCCCGGCTGCGGCTACACCTTCCACGAGCTGACCGGTCGCTTCATGGGCGCCGGGGGGCTCAGGCCCGCGCAGTGGCTGCGCATGGCCGAGCTCTTCGCCGGGGAGACCCCGGTGAAGCAGAGCGCCGCCCTGCTCGATATCTCCTACAACACCGCCTACAAGGCCATGGACGCCCTGCGCCAGGCCATCCTCTCCCAGGCTACGGACGCGCGCCAGATCAGGCGGAGCCTGGCCGAGCGCGACGCCGAGGAAACACCGCCCGTGTTCGGAGTGATGGAGCACGGGCGATGGGTCTTCGTGGACCTTCTGCCCGACGTTGAGGCCGCGGACCTGACCCTCTACAAGAGCAACTTCCGGCTCAGGACCGCCCGGGTGGGCTCAGTGGTCTACACCGGCCCCGTGCGCGGCTACCTGGGGCTGGTGTGCTGCGGGGGGCCGCAGTGGGTCTCCACCGCGCTGCGGGGGCGCGGCGGCGGGCTGGACCTGCGGGACGCCAACCCCTTCTGGGGCTTCCTCATGGAGCGCCTGGCCCGGTTGCAGGGCGTTTCGCCTGAAAAGTTCCCGTATTATCTCAAGGAATTGGAGTTCCGCTGGAACCATCGCGGGCAGGACCTGGCCGACCTGGTGACACGCCTCGCCCTGGCCTTCATGCCCGGGCCGGAGGAGTGA
- a CDS encoding ABC transporter substrate-binding protein, with the protein MNSRPLKARLAALAASLITLALLAACEPPPPKEADTGRIGVTAGEIRIGSSLPLSGHASHLGQETLRGATAYINHVNTQGGVHGRRITLITRDDGYDPPRCVANTQMLIVEDQVFALSCYVGTPTTTKILPMLVGARIPLVGAFTGANDLRNPFQRYVVNVRPSYYQETAAAVEHIVGDLGLKRIGVFYQFDAYGFDGLKGTEFALRSYGMAPVARGSYARGTLDVEEGLTRITESDAQAVVIIGSAAPSAKFIKLAREKNPDLVFYAVSFVGAEEIARMLGPDERAKVLVSQVMPPPDLPETRGLLSGVKEYDELLRASYPGHSPTSVGLEGFINAKVLVEGLRRAGPDLTRERFIDAIEDIRDFSLGLANTLTYGPGDHRGLQRVYFTKLEEGRFVLVNDWSKPFAPSACK; encoded by the coding sequence ATGAACAGCCGTCCGCTCAAAGCCCGGCTGGCCGCCCTGGCGGCGTCTCTCATCACGCTGGCACTGCTTGCCGCCTGCGAGCCGCCCCCTCCCAAGGAGGCCGACACCGGGCGCATCGGCGTCACCGCGGGCGAGATCCGCATCGGCTCCAGCCTGCCCCTCTCCGGCCACGCCTCGCACCTCGGTCAGGAGACCCTGCGCGGGGCCACGGCCTACATCAACCACGTGAACACCCAGGGCGGCGTGCACGGCCGCAGGATCACGCTCATCACCCGCGACGACGGCTACGACCCACCCCGCTGCGTGGCCAACACCCAGATGCTCATCGTGGAGGACCAGGTCTTCGCCCTGAGCTGCTACGTGGGCACTCCCACCACGACCAAAATCCTGCCCATGCTGGTGGGTGCGCGCATCCCCTTGGTGGGGGCCTTCACCGGAGCCAACGACCTGCGCAACCCCTTCCAGCGCTATGTGGTCAACGTGCGGCCCTCCTACTACCAGGAGACCGCCGCCGCCGTGGAGCATATCGTCGGAGACCTGGGCCTCAAGCGCATCGGCGTGTTCTACCAGTTCGACGCCTACGGTTTCGACGGACTCAAGGGCACCGAGTTCGCCCTGCGCAGCTACGGCATGGCCCCGGTGGCCCGGGGTTCCTACGCGCGCGGCACCCTGGACGTGGAGGAGGGCCTGACCAGAATCACCGAGAGCGACGCGCAGGCTGTGGTGATCATCGGCTCGGCAGCGCCCTCGGCCAAGTTCATCAAGCTGGCCAGGGAGAAGAACCCCGACCTGGTGTTCTACGCCGTGTCCTTCGTGGGCGCGGAGGAGATCGCCCGCATGCTCGGCCCGGACGAGCGGGCCAAGGTGCTCGTCTCCCAGGTGATGCCGCCGCCCGACCTGCCGGAGACGCGCGGCCTGCTGAGCGGCGTGAAGGAGTACGACGAACTGCTGCGCGCCTCCTATCCCGGGCACAGCCCCACCTCCGTGGGCCTGGAGGGCTTCATCAACGCCAAGGTGCTGGTGGAGGGGCTGCGCCGCGCCGGGCCGGACCTGACCCGCGAGCGCTTCATCGACGCCATCGAGGACATCCGCGACTTCTCCCTGGGGCTGGCCAACACCTTGACCTACGGCCCTGGCGACCACCGGGGCCTGCAGCGCGTCTACTTCACCAAACTGGAAGAAGGCCGCTTCGTCCTGGTCAACGACTGGAGCAAACCCTTCGCCCCAAGCGCCTGCAAGTGA
- a CDS encoding formate dehydrogenase accessory protein FdhE: MFNDIEQEEKLAKRKFAAMRGKEHIPAQLLGLVEAVYRIQNEARAACAAQEMPAVELSSVDQVIQGKPLLARDNFPYDAAQAEDLFKRFTDLLAEMGGPMAQAADVIRAEGDELMRAAHAAFLAGDLDFFKDFAARTPQAPRALAFLAQSSMTPSLMARAAVLALALPQDRNWDQATCPVCGSLAFHSSLRGKEGVRVHCCSFCRAEYRTFRLQCAYCQERDAAKLPFFTADEEPGYRVDVCESCKGYIKTTDFREMDRPSLPALDDLESLTLDILAMRKGYTRPTASAWGF, encoded by the coding sequence ATGTTCAACGACATCGAGCAGGAAGAGAAACTGGCCAAACGCAAATTCGCCGCCATGCGCGGCAAGGAGCACATCCCGGCCCAACTGCTCGGGCTGGTGGAGGCGGTGTACCGTATCCAGAACGAAGCCCGGGCCGCCTGCGCCGCGCAGGAGATGCCCGCTGTGGAGCTCTCCAGCGTGGACCAGGTGATCCAGGGCAAGCCCCTGCTGGCCCGCGACAATTTCCCTTACGATGCGGCCCAGGCCGAGGACCTGTTCAAGCGCTTCACGGACCTCCTGGCGGAGATGGGCGGCCCCATGGCCCAGGCGGCCGACGTGATCCGCGCCGAAGGTGACGAGCTGATGCGCGCGGCCCACGCCGCCTTCCTCGCCGGCGACCTGGACTTCTTCAAGGATTTCGCCGCGCGCACGCCCCAGGCCCCGCGCGCCCTGGCCTTCCTGGCCCAGTCCAGCATGACGCCCTCCCTGATGGCGCGGGCCGCGGTGCTCGCCCTGGCCCTGCCCCAGGACAGAAACTGGGACCAGGCCACCTGCCCCGTCTGCGGCAGCCTGGCGTTCCACTCCTCGCTGCGCGGCAAGGAGGGCGTGCGCGTGCACTGCTGCTCCTTCTGCCGGGCCGAATACCGCACCTTCAGGCTGCAGTGCGCCTACTGCCAGGAGCGCGACGCGGCCAAGCTGCCCTTCTTCACCGCCGACGAGGAGCCCGGTTACCGGGTGGACGTTTGCGAGAGCTGCAAGGGCTACATCAAGACCACGGACTTCCGCGAGATGGACCGCCCCAGCCTGCCCGCCTTGGACGACCTGGAATCCCTGACCCTGGACATCCTGGCCATGCGCAAGGGCTACACCCGGCCCACGGCCTCGGCCTGGGGGTTCTAG
- a CDS encoding peroxiredoxin family protein — MKFFRSTLAMAALTLFAALALISSLAGHDAAWAANASQSPEMRPLPVGQAFPDLVLQGPFTPQEATQLGIKPGAKSFRLADIKADTVILVVFSMYCPFCQKEGPALVETNTLIRERGLAGSVAMVGLGAGNSEFEVAIYRDKFKVDFPLFHDKDFAAYKAMGQVGTPFYYILSRGPNGFTIVDESLGCMTSPQAFLDSVQAKTGAKPSPVQEAKPDAKAKGKKK, encoded by the coding sequence ATGAAATTTTTCCGCAGCACACTCGCCATGGCCGCCCTGACCCTTTTCGCGGCCCTGGCCCTTATTTCGTCTCTGGCCGGCCACGACGCGGCCTGGGCCGCCAACGCCTCGCAATCCCCCGAGATGCGCCCCCTGCCCGTGGGCCAGGCCTTCCCCGACCTGGTGCTCCAGGGGCCGTTCACGCCCCAGGAGGCGACACAACTGGGCATCAAGCCCGGCGCCAAGAGCTTCCGCCTGGCCGACATCAAGGCCGACACAGTGATCCTGGTGGTTTTCTCCATGTACTGCCCCTTCTGCCAGAAGGAGGGCCCGGCCCTGGTGGAGACAAACACCCTCATCCGTGAGCGCGGCCTGGCGGGCAGCGTGGCGATGGTTGGCCTGGGGGCCGGCAATTCCGAATTCGAGGTCGCCATCTACCGGGACAAATTCAAGGTGGACTTCCCCCTCTTCCATGACAAGGACTTCGCCGCCTACAAGGCCATGGGCCAGGTGGGCACCCCCTTCTATTACATCCTCTCGCGCGGGCCCAACGGGTTCACCATCGTGGACGAGTCGCTGGGCTGCATGACCTCTCCCCAGGCCTTCCTGGATTCCGTCCAAGCCAAGACCGGGGCCAAGCCCTCACCCGTGCAGGAGGCCAAGCCCGACGCCAAGGCCAAGGGGAAGAAGAAATGA
- a CDS encoding peroxiredoxin has protein sequence MIPNALNPSKMCRAGLLLAILLAALLAPAPGFCQSPVPPELIYNPGTLKPVDSTLRVAVGDKAPDFSLPTIAGSRVSLSQYAGKKNVLLTFVPAAWTPICSGQWPGYNLAREIFEKHDTVLIGITCDNVPTLHAWVKEMGGLWFPVASDFWPHGAVSAAYGVLRPEGVSERALFLIDKKGVIRFIDVHDINTRPDLGTLAEELVKLQ, from the coding sequence ATGATCCCGAACGCCCTGAATCCCTCAAAGATGTGCCGCGCTGGCCTGCTCTTGGCCATCCTCCTGGCCGCTTTGCTTGCGCCCGCCCCTGGGTTTTGCCAGTCTCCGGTGCCGCCCGAGCTGATCTACAACCCCGGTACGCTCAAACCCGTGGACAGCACGCTGCGCGTGGCCGTGGGGGACAAGGCTCCGGACTTCTCCCTGCCCACCATTGCAGGTTCCCGTGTGAGCCTGTCCCAATACGCGGGCAAGAAGAACGTGCTGCTCACCTTCGTTCCGGCGGCCTGGACGCCCATCTGCTCGGGGCAGTGGCCCGGCTACAACCTGGCCCGGGAGATCTTCGAAAAGCACGACACGGTGCTCATCGGCATCACCTGCGACAACGTCCCCACCCTGCACGCCTGGGTCAAGGAGATGGGGGGGCTGTGGTTCCCCGTGGCCTCCGACTTCTGGCCGCACGGTGCCGTGTCGGCGGCTTACGGTGTGCTGCGCCCCGAGGGCGTGTCCGAGCGGGCGCTGTTCCTCATCGACAAGAAGGGCGTCATCCGCTTCATCGACGTGCACGACATCAACACCCGCCCGGATCTCGGCACCCTGGCCGAGGAGCTGGTCAAGCTGCAATGA
- a CDS encoding response regulator — translation MTRVLVIDDEKPTLAMFELLLQAMGYEPSVAESGEQGLEIFARGDFPIVLTDIKMPGIDGLEVLSRIKAMRPETEIIVITGHGDVELALAALNLRATDFIDKPISQSALTTALRRASERLSRTASAAAPAFLRIEGELALLEISGAISGDMDDIAARLADAPQLCKLLVTVGEYASLNGAAISGLTSILESFKLRHCSAAIACKPLNFRRVFEAAGISALVQIYETTEQARQAMAL, via the coding sequence ATGACGCGCGTTCTGGTGATCGACGACGAAAAACCCACCCTGGCCATGTTCGAGCTGCTGCTCCAGGCCATGGGCTACGAACCCTCCGTGGCCGAGTCGGGCGAGCAGGGCCTGGAAATCTTCGCCCGGGGCGACTTCCCCATCGTGCTCACGGACATCAAGATGCCGGGCATCGACGGGCTGGAGGTGCTCTCGCGCATCAAGGCCATGCGCCCCGAGACGGAGATCATCGTCATCACCGGCCACGGCGACGTTGAGCTGGCACTGGCCGCGCTCAACCTGCGGGCCACCGACTTCATAGACAAACCCATCTCCCAATCGGCGCTGACCACGGCCCTGCGCCGCGCCAGCGAACGCCTGAGCCGCACCGCCAGCGCCGCGGCCCCGGCCTTCCTGCGTATCGAGGGGGAGCTTGCCCTGCTGGAAATAAGCGGGGCCATATCAGGCGATATGGACGACATCGCCGCCCGACTGGCCGACGCCCCCCAGCTGTGCAAACTGCTGGTGACGGTGGGGGAGTACGCATCGCTCAACGGGGCGGCCATATCCGGGCTGACCTCCATCCTGGAATCGTTCAAGCTGCGCCACTGCAGCGCGGCCATCGCCTGCAAGCCGCTGAATTTCCGCCGTGTGTTCGAGGCCGCGGGCATCTCAGCCCTGGTGCAGATCTACGAGACCACCGAGCAGGCCCGGCAGGCGATGGCGCTGTAG
- a CDS encoding RNA recognition motif domain-containing protein, translating to METNIYVGNLPFSATEDQVRQLFETYGQVTSVKLINDRETGRPRGFGFVEMDGDGAKQAIEALNGSDYGGRTMKVNEARPRERRPAGRW from the coding sequence ATGGAGACGAACATCTACGTCGGGAATCTGCCTTTCAGCGCCACCGAAGATCAGGTTCGCCAGCTGTTTGAGACTTACGGACAGGTCACGTCCGTGAAACTCATCAACGACCGCGAAACAGGCCGCCCCCGCGGTTTCGGCTTCGTGGAAATGGATGGCGACGGCGCCAAGCAGGCCATCGAGGCCCTCAATGGCTCCGACTACGGCGGCCGCACCATGAAGGTCAACGAAGCCCGCCCCCGCGAGCGCCGTCCGGCCGGACGCTGGTAA
- a CDS encoding ATP-binding protein, with product MSASTQTSGRAQAMLNRVRTLSLRNKIFLATVGVVLLISGAIALLARGILVGTLDRELELRGVAIAQSIAERGGGYILDKRPEELVALLFDVSQLGDRKALVAYSFVMDIDGKLLAHTFVRPFPTELLEVVAPADSQETLVRPVRFENSDAVDISVPIQEGIYTLGRAHVGLRQSHIDALVAKLRLTFLGFISLVVVIIFLIALVLSGYVVEPLRKLTSAAEIISRGRLDQPLDLGGAPLQPGDCPAYADTDLPCWHLDEMAPGEDMPPRTCNPCKFYRKRKGDEVVQLADAFANMVWSIRLYRHRLRESEERYRPLFQANPDPFLVLDVATRYFLDANPRAQELYGYSLAQLQDMTIGSIEPLGTPQGVQRFITEGTSGDHVLYTKVGHITRSGKTIYVNIHATMAPYRERVVVIFSATDVTDLVEKDAQLIQASKMKTLGEMSAGMAHELNQPLNAIKLGSDFLKLAAGMDMDLPKAKFQQVSDEISAQVDRAAAIISHLREFGRQSDLMPDKVDIRQPIKGVFAIIGQQLALQNIGVQLELAEGLPLVRAHINRLEQVFFNLVANARDAIQALKQGGGTILIRSFMENGQLVVSVTDTGCGIPPKDVPKIFEPFFTSKRAGEGMGLGLAISYGIIKDYGGDIQVESEVGRGTTFRLLFPPAAPPLNGEVL from the coding sequence GTGAGCGCCTCCACGCAGACTTCCGGCCGGGCGCAGGCCATGCTCAACAGGGTGCGCACGCTCAGCCTGCGCAACAAGATCTTCCTGGCCACGGTGGGCGTGGTGCTGCTCATCAGCGGGGCCATCGCCCTGCTGGCGCGCGGCATCCTGGTGGGCACCCTGGACCGCGAGCTGGAGCTGCGCGGCGTGGCCATCGCGCAGTCCATCGCGGAGCGCGGCGGCGGCTACATCCTGGACAAACGCCCCGAGGAGTTGGTGGCGCTGCTGTTCGACGTCTCCCAGCTGGGCGACCGCAAGGCCCTGGTGGCCTACAGCTTCGTCATGGACATAGACGGCAAGCTCCTGGCCCACACCTTCGTGCGCCCCTTCCCCACCGAGCTGCTGGAGGTGGTGGCCCCGGCCGACAGCCAGGAGACCCTGGTGCGCCCCGTTCGCTTCGAGAACTCGGACGCGGTGGACATCTCCGTGCCCATCCAGGAGGGCATCTACACCCTGGGCCGGGCCCACGTGGGCCTGCGCCAGAGCCACATCGACGCCCTGGTGGCCAAGCTGCGCCTGACTTTTTTGGGCTTCATCTCCCTGGTGGTTGTCATTATCTTCCTGATCGCGCTGGTGCTCTCGGGCTACGTGGTGGAGCCCCTGCGCAAGCTGACCAGCGCGGCGGAGATCATCAGCCGGGGCAGGCTGGACCAGCCCCTGGATCTCGGCGGCGCCCCCCTGCAGCCCGGCGACTGCCCGGCCTACGCCGACACGGACCTGCCCTGCTGGCACCTGGACGAGATGGCCCCCGGCGAGGACATGCCCCCCCGCACCTGCAACCCCTGCAAGTTCTACCGCAAGCGCAAGGGCGACGAGGTGGTGCAGCTGGCAGACGCCTTCGCCAACATGGTCTGGTCCATCCGGCTTTACCGGCACAGGCTGCGCGAATCCGAGGAGCGCTACCGCCCCCTGTTCCAGGCCAACCCGGACCCCTTCCTGGTGTTGGACGTGGCCACCCGCTACTTCCTTGACGCCAACCCCCGCGCCCAGGAGCTCTACGGCTACTCCCTGGCCCAGCTCCAGGACATGACCATAGGCTCCATCGAGCCCCTGGGCACCCCGCAGGGCGTGCAGCGCTTCATCACGGAGGGCACCTCCGGCGACCACGTGCTCTACACCAAGGTGGGCCACATCACCCGCTCGGGCAAGACCATCTACGTGAACATCCACGCCACCATGGCCCCCTACCGCGAGCGCGTGGTGGTGATCTTCTCGGCCACCGACGTCACCGACCTGGTGGAAAAGGACGCCCAGCTCATCCAGGCCAGCAAGATGAAGACCCTGGGCGAAATGAGCGCGGGCATGGCTCACGAGCTCAACCAGCCGCTCAACGCCATCAAGCTCGGCAGCGACTTCCTCAAGCTGGCCGCGGGCATGGACATGGACCTGCCCAAGGCCAAATTCCAGCAGGTCTCAGACGAGATCAGCGCCCAGGTGGACCGCGCCGCTGCCATCATCTCCCACCTGCGGGAGTTCGGACGCCAGTCCGACCTGATGCCGGACAAAGTGGACATCCGCCAGCCCATCAAGGGCGTGTTCGCCATCATCGGCCAGCAGCTGGCACTGCAGAATATCGGCGTGCAGCTTGAGCTGGCGGAGGGTCTTCCGCTGGTGAGGGCCCACATCAACCGGCTGGAACAGGTGTTTTTCAACCTTGTGGCCAATGCCCGCGATGCGATACAAGCGCTGAAACAGGGGGGCGGGACGATCCTGATACGATCCTTCATGGAAAACGGCCAGTTGGTCGTTTCCGTCACGGACACCGGCTGCGGCATTCCCCCCAAGGACGTCCCCAAGATTTTCGAGCCTTTCTTCACTTCCAAGCGGGCAGGCGAGGGCATGGGCCTGGGCTTGGCGATATCCTACGGCATCATCAAGGACTACGGCGGGGATATCCAGGTGGAGAGCGAAGTGGGCAGGGGCACCACGTTCAGGCTGCTTTTCCCTCCGGCGGCCCCCCCGCTCAACGGTGAGGTTTTATGA
- a CDS encoding 4Fe-4S dicluster domain-containing protein, with product MSGKTFFVDLSRCTACRGCQIACKQWKQLPAEQTKNTGSHQNPPDMSFVTLKVVRMKEVGSRDDFKWLFLPDQCRHCVEPPCKDAADSVIKDAITHDKETGAVIFTEKTKGLPFDVVRGACPYDIPRQDPASKVMSKCDMCNDRVKAGMLPACVKTCPTGAMNFGERDEMLAMGKKRFEALKQTNPKAVLVDWEQVRVVFLTEHEPRLYHATLMADADGAGPVTRFAALDAVLGLRNQAQG from the coding sequence ATGTCAGGCAAGACCTTCTTCGTCGATCTCTCCCGCTGCACCGCCTGCCGCGGATGCCAGATCGCCTGCAAACAGTGGAAACAGCTCCCCGCGGAGCAGACCAAGAACACGGGTTCCCACCAGAACCCGCCCGACATGTCCTTCGTGACGCTCAAAGTGGTGCGCATGAAGGAAGTGGGCTCGCGCGACGACTTCAAGTGGCTCTTCCTGCCGGACCAGTGCCGGCACTGCGTCGAGCCGCCCTGCAAGGACGCCGCCGACTCCGTCATCAAGGACGCCATCACCCACGACAAGGAAACCGGGGCCGTGATCTTCACCGAGAAGACCAAGGGCCTGCCCTTCGACGTGGTGCGCGGCGCCTGCCCCTACGACATCCCCCGGCAGGACCCTGCCAGCAAGGTGATGTCCAAGTGCGACATGTGCAACGACCGCGTGAAGGCCGGGATGCTGCCCGCCTGCGTCAAGACCTGTCCCACCGGAGCCATGAACTTCGGTGAGCGCGACGAGATGCTAGCCATGGGCAAGAAGCGCTTCGAGGCCCTGAAGCAGACCAACCCCAAGGCCGTCCTTGTGGATTGGGAGCAGGTCCGCGTTGTGTTCCTGACCGAACACGAACCCCGGCTCTACCACGCCACGCTCATGGCCGACGCGGACGGCGCCGGACCCGTCACCCGCTTCGCGGCCCTGGACGCCGTGCTGGGCCTGCGCAACCAGGCTCAGGGCTGA